The genomic region CCTCTGCGTCCCCGCAGGCCTCCAAACACGAGCAGCAGAGGACGTCCGCGGTCCGCACCACAATGCCCCCGCCTCCCACGGACCCCGTTCCCCATCACGTTCACAAGTCCCCTTCGGCGCGGACATTGTCGTCGCCGCCGCACCAAGGCGCCGTTCACCTGCCTCCCCACCCGCTGCACCCCCACCATACTTTGGCACACGGGACGTCCCAGGTTGTGGTGCAGTACGCGGATGGAGCCACCAGGAAAGAAGATGTTCACTCCCTACCAAGAGAGCTGCACAACGGTGAGCTGGAGAGGGGCCAGAGGTTCGGAATCTCCCCTGAATCCAACCACCCAAAGTCAGGTAGCAAGTTAAGAGACAACGTTTCTTTTTCGTCCTATGAGGCCCGCCATTTAGTTTTGCCATCGGAGTACTCTCCCCATGACCCCTCAGGGCTCAGAACCTCCGTCATGCTCATGCCCAACAGCCACGGGGACCACCAGCTCGCACCACCCAGAGCCAGCCCCGACAAAGTGACGATCGCGTCTTCTGCCCATATGGAGAAAGGTGGAATTCTCCTGGGCAAGCCTGTCAACCGCacaccctcctccaccaccaccacctcctcgtTCATATTTCCACCCCCGTTGAGTCTCAACAACCTGAACGCGACGGTGAGCACGCTGTCGCCCCAAACGGTTATCCAAACTGCACACAGTACCACAGAGTCCCTGTCCATGGGGCTGCCCACCACCAGTATCTACCATCAGCCCCCCATTATTGGATACATTGCAGGGAGCAATGGTAGCCAGCACGCCCCCATCGGCTACCACGCcggcctgcagcagcacctaTTTATTCCTGGTTCCCAGCCGGTTATTATCCCTGTTAGCGGTGGCGGTGTCACCACGTTGGATCCCGCCTCCCCCCACATAACATCATCTGGTCAAGCCTCAAAATTTCCCACATACATCGCTGCCACAGCCCTCAAGCAAGAGCCCGTGGAGTCGTCCAGCGGTTCGTACCCTCAGCCAGCTTCGGGCGCGGTGGTCCAAGCCCAGCTCCATTTGCCCGTCGTTCCCGCTCTGCCAGGGCTAGTTGCACCCTCTGCGCCTCCTCCCCCGCCCGGTGCAGtgctccctccttctctccccccatATTTCGTCAAGGGCTCCATCATCCAGCTGGCCGACGGGGAGTTGAAACGCGTGGAGGACCTGAAGACGGAAGACTTCATCCAGAGCGCAGAGATCAGCAATGACCTGAAGATCGACTCTTCCACGGTGGAGCGCATTGAAGGGAGCCACACCTCACCCAACTTCGCCGTGGTTCAGTTTTCTGTTGGAGAGCACCGCGCACAGGTAAGACGGTGGGGGGGCCTTCACTCGTTAAGGGATCCTTTAAGGAAATGCTATGAACTTTGTCACGTGATCACCACAGTAAGATCGCTGGTGTCCTTTTGACAGGCATTAGCATAGGCGCTAATTAGCAGATAGCTTAGCGATTGGCCTGATCTTCTTTGTGTCTAAAATTCTAGCTACTGTAATGAGAGCTCTTAGAGAATTGTTTTACTATTCTTTGAATACTTATTTTCAGCACAGATGAGAAATGCCAGGAATGAGACGGAGGTTTCTCCCGTTTCTCGCTCTTGCAAAATATTGAAATTGGTATCTGTTAGTGCTTGTTTTTGCTGGCACACACAAACGTGTGTTCCCACTCCACAAGCACAAAAAAGTCATTAATGGCTCAAACATCAGACATGTTCAAATCTAAATTTTGGTTCTGATCATGAGGATCAGCAGATATTGTTGCGCTTGCTTATTCGCCCGTTTGATTACCGATGCCTAACACTCATTGCTATGCtacatttcttccttttattttcgcTCCGGATTCCTCCTGAACTCCTCCGAGCACTCGAATATGCAGACGCGCATCCTTACACTCTTTGAGGATGTGTTAATCCATTTCATCTG from Takifugu rubripes chromosome 12, fTakRub1.2, whole genome shotgun sequence harbors:
- the atxn1a gene encoding ataxin-1a, with amino-acid sequence MKSNQERSNECLPPKKREIPASTLPSEIRSPPPAKDHRRTENMPWLANVAGGSESGAGEHHSSSQSGEPPFKSLFSALDASSSSSSSLRLVQSLPTVYTSPLSQSTAGGTAHYSQLPPNLQFIASPYSAPYAGYISQMFPPPPPPPPLSSPSLTPQRPSHAAPASASPQASKHEQQRTSAVRTTMPPPPTDPVPHHVHKSPSARTLSSPPHQGAVHLPPHPLHPHHTLAHGTSQVVVQYADGATRKEDVHSLPRELHNGELERGQRFGISPESNHPKSGSKLRDNVSFSSYEARHLVLPSEYSPHDPSGLRTSVMLMPNSHGDHQLAPPRASPDKVTIASSAHMEKGGILLGKPVNRTPSSTTTTSSFIFPPPLSLNNLNATVSTLSPQTVIQTAHSTTESLSMGLPTTSIYHQPPIIGYIAGSNGSQHAPIGYHAGLQQHLFIPGSQPVIIPVSGGGVTTLDPASPHITSSGQASKFPTYIAATALKQEPVESSSGSYPQPASGAVVQAQLHLPVVPALPGLVAPSAPPPPPGAVLPPSLPPYFVKGSIIQLADGELKRVEDLKTEDFIQSAEISNDLKIDSSTVERIEGSHTSPNFAVVQFSVGEHRAQVSVEVLVEYPFFVFGQGWSSCCPDRTTQILELPCTKLSVGDVCISLTLKNLKNGSLKKTQSLELAPPVSASGLKSSRAVCDAPHICGGGGSRPSEWENGIGQRAQGGRGAGEKNGELLFGESETVSKIQVAGSGPSKQSSVRKRRWSAPEGRQVEKTEDEPPLTLPKPSFIPHEVKVSIEGRSNNGK